One window from the genome of Nitrospirota bacterium encodes:
- the lpdA gene encoding dihydrolipoyl dehydrogenase, whose protein sequence is MTDRKHIAIVGAGPGGYVAAIRAAQLGARVTVVENQALGGVCLNWGCIPSKALLAVVELGDKAKKAAEMGLNLGGQVGYDLARMVARKNRVVEGLVKGIATLFKTWGVEHREGTGELLDERTVRVTGRDGAESHIQADAVIVATGSSWPNLPLFPIDGQRIITSKEALDQTTIPESLLIIGAGVEGCEFAALYSGLGAKVTMVELLPRILPLEDEEIAALMDRELKKRGVVVQTGTTVEKVERRDAGIAAVLKDGTAVQAEKLLVSVGRGFNSKGIGLERVGVQLGTRGEILVNDRLETNVPGIYAIGDVVGKAMLAHVASAQGKVAVANILGRRREIAYQVVPAGIFTLPEIGRVGLTEQQARERAGKLGLKPETDLKIGRFRYQGLGKAQGTGDTTGLFKIVTDGRTGEILGVHIVGGHAADLVHEAALAMQLGAKAEAVAEMIHAHPTLAEGMMEAAEDVNGLAIHLARKRL, encoded by the coding sequence GTGACCGATCGGAAGCACATCGCCATCGTCGGGGCGGGGCCGGGCGGCTACGTCGCCGCGATCCGGGCCGCGCAGCTCGGGGCCCGGGTGACCGTGGTGGAGAACCAGGCGCTGGGCGGAGTCTGTCTCAACTGGGGCTGCATTCCCAGCAAGGCGCTGCTGGCGGTGGTCGAGCTGGGAGACAAGGCCAAGAAGGCGGCGGAGATGGGGCTCAACCTCGGCGGGCAGGTCGGCTATGACCTCGCCCGGATGGTGGCCCGGAAGAACCGGGTGGTGGAAGGGCTGGTCAAGGGCATCGCGACGCTCTTCAAGACTTGGGGGGTCGAGCATCGGGAAGGGACCGGCGAGCTGCTCGACGAGCGGACGGTGCGCGTGACGGGACGCGACGGGGCCGAGAGCCACATCCAGGCGGACGCGGTGATCGTCGCGACCGGCTCCTCCTGGCCGAACCTGCCGCTCTTTCCCATCGACGGGCAACGGATCATCACGAGCAAGGAGGCGCTCGATCAGACGACGATTCCCGAGAGCCTGCTCATCATCGGAGCCGGCGTCGAAGGCTGCGAGTTCGCCGCGCTGTACAGCGGGCTGGGCGCGAAGGTCACGATGGTGGAGCTCCTGCCCCGGATCCTTCCCTTGGAGGACGAGGAGATCGCGGCCCTCATGGACCGCGAGCTCAAGAAGCGGGGCGTCGTCGTGCAGACCGGCACGACCGTGGAGAAGGTGGAGCGTCGGGACGCGGGGATCGCGGCGGTCCTGAAGGACGGAACGGCCGTGCAGGCGGAGAAGCTCCTCGTGTCGGTGGGCCGAGGATTCAACTCCAAGGGGATCGGGCTCGAAAGGGTGGGCGTCCAGCTCGGAACGCGCGGCGAGATTCTCGTCAACGACCGGTTGGAGACCAACGTGCCGGGCATCTATGCCATCGGCGACGTGGTCGGGAAGGCCATGCTTGCCCACGTGGCGTCCGCGCAGGGGAAGGTGGCGGTCGCGAACATCCTGGGGCGGCGGCGCGAGATCGCCTACCAGGTGGTGCCGGCCGGCATCTTCACGCTGCCGGAGATCGGCCGCGTCGGACTGACCGAGCAGCAGGCCCGCGAGCGGGCCGGGAAGCTCGGCCTCAAGCCGGAGACGGACTTGAAGATCGGCCGGTTCCGCTACCAGGGGCTGGGCAAGGCGCAGGGGACCGGGGACACCACCGGCCTGTTCAAGATCGTCACGGACGGCCGAACGGGCGAGATTCTCGGCGTGCACATCGTGGGCGGCCACGCCGCTGACTTGGTCCACGAGGCCGCGCTGGCCATGCAGCTCGGCGCCAAGGCGGAGGCGGTGGCGGAGATGATCCATGCCCATCCCACGCTGGCCGAGGGAATGATGGAAGCGGCCGAGGACGTGAACGGCCTGGCCATCCACCTGGCGCGCAAGCGCCTGTAA
- the mtnA gene encoding S-methyl-5-thioribose-1-phosphate isomerase: MVPTVEWKDGAVRLLDQSQLPGTVEFLDCRDYQAVARAIRELKVRGAPAIGVTASMGVALGAQSVKTDSYDQFSREVLEICAHLAATRPTAVNLFWAIERMKRVLADSKGRLVSEIKHRLVEESQHILEEDIAMCKAMGRHGASLVKDGQTILTHCNAGALATAGYGTALGVVRAAWEQGKRIKVLADETRPVLQGARLTAWELMQDGIPVTLITDNMAGALMRQGLVHLCVVGADRIAANGDVANKIGTYSVAVLAKAHGIPFYVAAPHSTIDLATPSGQQIPIEQRNPDEVTTLFGSRPVAPAGVAVLNPAFDVTPADHVTAIVTERGIFKPSELAEGFRA, encoded by the coding sequence ATGGTGCCGACGGTTGAATGGAAGGACGGGGCGGTCCGGCTGCTGGACCAGAGCCAGCTCCCCGGCACGGTCGAGTTCCTGGACTGCCGGGATTATCAGGCCGTGGCCCGGGCGATCAGGGAATTGAAGGTGCGGGGGGCTCCGGCCATCGGCGTAACCGCGTCCATGGGCGTGGCGCTCGGCGCACAGTCTGTCAAAACGGATAGTTACGATCAATTTTCTCGTGAAGTCCTTGAGATTTGCGCTCACCTGGCGGCCACGCGGCCGACCGCCGTCAACCTGTTCTGGGCGATCGAGCGGATGAAGCGGGTACTGGCCGATTCCAAGGGGCGGCTGGTCTCGGAGATCAAGCACCGGTTGGTCGAGGAGTCCCAGCACATCCTGGAGGAAGACATCGCCATGTGCAAGGCTATGGGGCGTCACGGGGCGTCCCTGGTCAAGGACGGCCAGACGATCCTGACCCATTGCAACGCCGGCGCACTGGCCACGGCCGGCTACGGGACGGCCCTCGGGGTCGTGCGGGCCGCGTGGGAGCAGGGAAAGAGGATCAAGGTCCTGGCCGACGAGACCCGTCCGGTCCTGCAGGGGGCCAGGCTGACGGCCTGGGAGTTGATGCAGGACGGGATTCCGGTCACGCTGATCACCGACAACATGGCCGGGGCCTTGATGCGGCAGGGGCTCGTGCACCTGTGCGTCGTGGGCGCCGACCGGATCGCGGCCAACGGCGACGTGGCCAACAAGATCGGCACCTATTCGGTCGCGGTGCTGGCCAAGGCTCACGGGATTCCGTTCTACGTCGCGGCGCCCCATTCGACGATTGACCTGGCGACCCCGTCCGGACAGCAGATCCCGATCGAGCAGCGCAACCCGGACGAGGTAACCACCCTGTTCGGCAGCCGGCCGGTCGCGCCGGCCGGGGTCGCCGTCCTGAACCCGGCCTTCGACGTGACTCCTGCGGACCACGTCACGGCCATCGTCACCGAGCGTGGCATCTTCAAACCGAGCGAGCTGGCCGAGGGATTCCGGGCGTAG
- a CDS encoding MraY family glycosyltransferase: protein MTEADRSVRWPPVAGWGGLLGVILLLVPVVRELFISEGIRWLYILLLSFLTTLALTPVMIRLGVRFGLVDVPSERKIHPSPVPRIGGVAVYLGFAGAVFVNAILPTNMQAILVAGSLLLVIGVVDDARELPAWLKLAVQLVATGLVIYTDIYLNLFPPTRLGSLLNVLFTVLWLVGITNAFNFFDGMDGLATGLAILMAFFMGLVAHETEQPGLAWLAAAIVGAGLGFFPYNYRARGPALVFLGDGGATFLGFTLACLAVKGNWADNNPIVSFSNPLLIFGVLIYDMIHITVERMVTGKVRTVKEWIDYVGKDHLHHRIERILGNRRATVAMIFALAICLGLAAIVLRHADTRDAILLLAQATLLLLVITILEQRGRR from the coding sequence ATGACCGAAGCCGACCGGTCCGTCCGCTGGCCCCCCGTGGCCGGCTGGGGCGGGTTGCTGGGCGTCATCCTCCTGCTCGTGCCGGTCGTCCGTGAGCTCTTCATCAGCGAGGGCATCCGCTGGCTGTACATCCTCCTGCTTTCCTTTCTCACGACCCTGGCCCTCACCCCGGTGATGATCCGGCTGGGGGTTCGCTTCGGTCTGGTGGACGTTCCCTCGGAGCGGAAGATCCATCCTTCGCCGGTCCCGCGGATCGGCGGCGTCGCAGTCTATCTCGGATTTGCCGGCGCGGTGTTTGTCAACGCGATTCTGCCGACCAATATGCAGGCCATCCTCGTCGCCGGGTCGCTGCTGCTTGTCATCGGGGTGGTGGACGACGCCAGGGAGTTGCCGGCCTGGCTCAAGCTGGCCGTGCAGCTTGTTGCTACAGGCCTGGTCATCTACACGGACATCTATCTGAATCTGTTCCCTCCCACACGGCTGGGCTCGCTGCTCAACGTGTTGTTCACGGTCCTCTGGCTGGTGGGCATCACGAACGCGTTCAACTTCTTCGACGGCATGGACGGCTTGGCCACCGGCCTGGCCATACTGATGGCCTTCTTCATGGGCCTCGTCGCCCATGAGACGGAGCAGCCGGGTCTGGCCTGGCTGGCCGCGGCCATCGTCGGGGCTGGGCTCGGCTTCTTCCCGTATAATTACCGCGCGAGGGGACCGGCGCTGGTGTTCCTGGGGGACGGGGGGGCCACGTTCCTGGGTTTCACCCTGGCCTGTCTGGCGGTCAAGGGCAATTGGGCGGACAATAATCCGATCGTGTCGTTCAGCAACCCCTTGCTTATCTTCGGCGTGCTGATTTACGACATGATCCACATCACGGTGGAGCGGATGGTGACCGGCAAGGTGCGTACGGTCAAAGAGTGGATCGACTATGTGGGAAAGGATCACCTGCACCACCGGATTGAGCGGATCTTGGGCAACCGGCGTGCCACCGTGGCGATGATCTTCGCTTTGGCCATCTGCCTGGGCCTGGCTGCCATCGTCCTCCGCCACGCCGATACGCGGGATGCCATCCTGCTGCTGGCCCAGGCGACCTTGCTTCTTCTGGTGATCACGATTCTGGAACAGCGCGGCCGGCGTTAA
- the rpmB gene encoding 50S ribosomal protein L28: MAFSCDLCGKRHQSGHNVSHANNKTKRVFSPNLQRVRALVNGAHKHIRVCTRCLRSGLVKKAV, translated from the coding sequence GTGGCATTCTCATGCGACCTCTGCGGCAAGCGGCACCAGAGCGGCCATAACGTCAGTCACGCCAACAACAAGACCAAGCGGGTCTTCAGCCCGAACCTGCAACGGGTCCGGGCGCTGGTGAACGGAGCCCACAAGCACATCCGGGTCTGCACCCGCTGCCTCCGCTCCGGTTTGGTGAAGAAGGCCGTTTAA
- the gcvH gene encoding glycine cleavage system protein GcvH: protein MEPTNLRYHEEHEWIRVEGGQATLGISNFAQDALGDIVFIDLPKPGATVTAGQQIGEVESTKTTSSIYTPVSGTVVKINQDLKDHPEVVNSDPYGKGWMAVIELIDPSQVDKLMTSAQYEAFLASQKKA from the coding sequence ATGGAGCCGACCAATCTGCGGTATCATGAAGAACATGAATGGATTCGCGTGGAGGGCGGGCAGGCGACGCTGGGGATCAGCAACTTCGCCCAGGACGCCCTCGGAGACATCGTCTTCATTGATTTGCCGAAGCCCGGTGCGACCGTGACGGCCGGGCAGCAGATCGGCGAAGTGGAGTCCACCAAGACGACCTCCAGCATCTATACGCCGGTCAGCGGCACGGTGGTCAAGATCAACCAGGACCTGAAGGACCATCCGGAAGTCGTCAACAGCGATCCGTACGGCAAGGGCTGGATGGCGGTGATCGAGCTGATCGATCCCTCGCAGGTGGACAAGCTCATGACGTCCGCCCAGTACGAAGCCTTTCTCGCCTCGCAGAAGAAAGCGTGA
- the tyrS gene encoding tyrosine--tRNA ligase, with the protein MSELAKQMELILRGSVEVIQPSELEAKLARSLKEKRPLRIKAGFDPTAPDLHLGHTVLIHKLKHFQDLGHEVLFLIGDFTGMIGDPTGVSETRVALTKEKVLENAKTYERQIFKILDRQKTKVVFNSQWMGAMKAEDLIQLAAHYKVARMLEREDFHKRYHEQKPISIHEFLYPLVQGYDSVVLKADVELGGTDQKFNLLVGRDLQRDFGQEPQVVLTMPLLEGTDGVRKMSKSFGNYIALEDRPADMFGKLMSISDRLMLRYYELLTTDDLAKVKSAHPMEAKQRLAEQIVTRYHGAEAAKQARSEFVHKFSEKEFPDEPDVRVTLRVDDMREKDLREGSSIRLIELIAKTKQVSSKSEARRLIVQGGVEVDGKKEIDPDKLVTFMLGQQRRLKIGRRKFATVEYQA; encoded by the coding sequence GTGAGCGAGCTTGCGAAACAGATGGAGCTGATCCTCCGCGGTTCGGTGGAGGTGATCCAGCCGAGCGAGCTGGAGGCCAAGCTGGCCCGGTCGCTCAAGGAGAAGCGTCCGCTACGCATCAAGGCCGGGTTCGATCCGACGGCGCCGGACCTCCACCTGGGGCACACGGTGCTCATCCACAAGCTCAAGCACTTCCAGGACCTCGGGCACGAGGTCCTCTTCCTGATCGGCGATTTCACCGGCATGATCGGCGATCCGACCGGCGTGTCCGAAACGCGCGTGGCACTGACCAAGGAGAAGGTCCTCGAGAACGCCAAGACCTACGAGCGGCAGATCTTCAAGATCCTCGATCGCCAGAAGACGAAGGTCGTGTTCAACAGCCAGTGGATGGGGGCCATGAAAGCCGAGGACTTGATCCAGCTCGCCGCCCATTACAAGGTGGCGCGGATGCTGGAGCGGGAGGACTTCCACAAGCGCTATCACGAGCAAAAGCCGATCAGCATTCATGAGTTCCTGTATCCCCTCGTCCAGGGCTACGATTCGGTCGTCCTCAAGGCCGACGTGGAATTGGGCGGCACCGACCAGAAGTTCAACCTCCTGGTCGGCCGGGATTTGCAGCGGGACTTCGGGCAGGAACCTCAGGTGGTGCTCACGATGCCCTTGCTCGAAGGGACGGACGGGGTCCGGAAGATGAGCAAGAGCTTCGGGAACTACATCGCGCTGGAGGATCGGCCGGCGGACATGTTCGGCAAGCTCATGTCCATCAGCGACCGGCTCATGCTCCGATACTACGAGTTGTTGACGACCGACGATCTCGCCAAGGTCAAGAGCGCCCATCCCATGGAGGCCAAGCAGAGGCTCGCCGAGCAGATCGTGACCCGCTACCACGGGGCGGAGGCGGCCAAGCAGGCCAGGAGCGAGTTCGTTCACAAGTTCAGCGAGAAGGAATTCCCGGACGAGCCGGACGTCAGGGTGACGTTACGTGTAGACGATATGCGAGAGAAGGACCTCAGAGAAGGCAGCAGCATTCGACTCATAGAGCTCATAGCGAAAACCAAACAGGTCTCAAGTAAGAGTGAAGCTCGACGACTAATCGTCCAAGGCGGGGTCGAGGTTGATGGCAAGAAAGAAATCGATCCGGACAAGCTCGTCACTTTTATGCTGGGGCAACAGCGTCGTCTCAAGATCGGCCGTCGGAAATTCGCCACGGTGGAGTATCAGGCGTAA
- a CDS encoding helix-hairpin-helix domain-containing protein, protein MVRSLLIKLGILAVAAVLVVWIGWPQQQDDPVPPPVPPSAAQPGGEVQALARQEASPRPSALLDLNRATAEDLQRLPGIGAVLARRVVEWRTAHGPFRAVEELNSVKGIGSKKLERIRPLVTVGPQAPGLKGSRRASREGA, encoded by the coding sequence GTGGTCCGGTCCCTCCTGATCAAGCTCGGAATCCTAGCGGTGGCCGCGGTGCTCGTGGTCTGGATCGGCTGGCCGCAGCAGCAGGACGATCCGGTCCCGCCGCCGGTGCCTCCCTCGGCTGCCCAGCCGGGCGGGGAGGTTCAGGCTTTGGCTCGGCAAGAGGCGTCACCGCGGCCTTCCGCGCTGCTTGACCTCAACCGGGCGACGGCGGAGGACTTGCAGCGGCTGCCCGGGATCGGGGCGGTCCTGGCCCGTCGTGTCGTGGAGTGGCGCACGGCCCACGGGCCGTTTCGTGCCGTCGAGGAGTTGAACAGCGTGAAGGGCATCGGGTCCAAAAAGCTGGAGCGGATCAGGCCGCTCGTAACGGTCGGCCCACAGGCACCGGGTCTCAAAGGTTCCCGTCGGGCGAGCCGGGAGGGAGCGTGA
- the ndk gene encoding nucleoside-diphosphate kinase — MAERTLAIIKPDAVKKNVIGDIINRYERASLKPVAVRMMRLSKPEAEGFYAVHRQRPFFGSLTSFMSSGPVVVLVLEGEEAIKRHRDLMGATDPAKAEPGTIRAAHGTNIEYNAVHGSDSPETARFEIGYFFSEMELGAS; from the coding sequence ATGGCGGAACGAACCCTTGCGATCATCAAGCCGGATGCGGTCAAGAAGAACGTGATCGGCGACATCATCAACCGATACGAACGGGCCAGCCTCAAGCCGGTCGCCGTGCGCATGATGCGGCTCTCCAAGCCGGAGGCGGAGGGCTTTTACGCCGTGCACCGGCAGCGGCCCTTCTTCGGCAGCCTGACCAGCTTCATGTCTTCCGGTCCGGTCGTCGTCCTGGTTCTGGAGGGGGAGGAGGCGATCAAGCGGCATCGGGATCTCATGGGGGCCACCGATCCTGCCAAGGCGGAGCCGGGCACGATCCGGGCGGCGCACGGCACAAACATCGAGTACAACGCGGTGCACGGGTCGGATTCCCCCGAGACCGCCCGGTTCGAGATCGGCTACTTCTTTTCCGAAATGGAGTTGGGAGCGTCCTGA
- a CDS encoding tetratricopeptide repeat protein: MGADGRRAVVVAEGADRHRLSAMMLFFSIRSAAHRRPRDGKRGRACRTAGLFLAVLLFLTGCTTARPSAPPKIPQVQDPARAVQSRLLQEAQAHHEQGRYDAATRSLQRLIKSYPGSPLIPQAHWWLARSYEQAGALADALSEYRLVSQTTQEAELVRHAKERIAELELVLPGQPAGQLLPGPANGQVAVLVPSGLVPSEPQLDDWVKGLAEAGVTALVVETEDLGRGNGGVTFRTDWAPVAHDVVGQVVPAAHRHGLAVWASMALRRIGRVGDRAARSDWADRIYDPASGRLLPSELLDLFHPAYQEYLTALLADLTAAGIDGVLFTAWAPGAAEGLSQFARKGFERDFGIALDEGSLRLLMSGGPGGRRQEVLPDYWRWTGWKARATLQVVERLMRAVRTRTPAVRFAVQVHPETVTDPVAALVDYGEDLLEAKRLRFDAYLVGPASPGSGAAEPPPGDLVQRTVALIGEAQRIWVVGTLPESEPDRVGDRIRQLAGSAPSANGTGRLYVLSARTVP, translated from the coding sequence ATGGGCGCCGACGGTCGGCGCGCAGTCGTCGTGGCCGAGGGGGCTGACCGTCACCGGCTGAGCGCGATGATGCTGTTCTTCTCGATTCGCTCCGCCGCCCATCGTCGCCCACGCGATGGGAAGCGAGGCCGAGCCTGTCGCACGGCCGGCCTGTTCCTGGCGGTCCTCCTCTTCCTGACCGGCTGCACGACCGCCAGACCCTCCGCTCCGCCCAAGATCCCTCAGGTCCAGGACCCGGCTCGCGCGGTCCAGAGCAGGCTGCTGCAGGAGGCGCAGGCCCACCATGAGCAGGGCCGTTACGACGCGGCGACCCGGTCGTTGCAGCGGCTCATCAAATCCTATCCCGGCTCTCCTCTGATCCCCCAGGCCCATTGGTGGCTCGCCCGCTCGTACGAGCAGGCGGGCGCGCTCGCGGACGCCTTGTCCGAATATCGCCTCGTGAGTCAGACGACTCAGGAGGCCGAGCTGGTCCGTCACGCGAAGGAGCGGATCGCCGAGCTGGAGCTGGTGCTCCCAGGCCAGCCAGCCGGCCAGCTCCTGCCGGGACCGGCGAACGGTCAGGTCGCGGTCCTGGTCCCCTCGGGGCTCGTGCCCTCGGAACCGCAGCTCGACGACTGGGTCAAGGGGCTCGCTGAAGCGGGCGTCACGGCTCTGGTTGTAGAGACGGAAGATCTCGGACGGGGAAACGGAGGAGTGACCTTCCGTACCGACTGGGCGCCGGTGGCCCACGATGTGGTCGGCCAGGTGGTGCCGGCGGCCCATCGGCACGGGCTTGCCGTCTGGGCCTCGATGGCCTTGCGCCGGATAGGCCGGGTGGGGGATCGGGCCGCCCGATCCGATTGGGCCGACCGGATCTACGATCCGGCGAGCGGTAGGCTCCTCCCTTCCGAGCTGCTCGACCTCTTCCATCCGGCGTATCAGGAATATCTCACGGCGCTGTTGGCGGATCTCACCGCCGCCGGGATCGACGGAGTGCTGTTCACGGCCTGGGCGCCGGGAGCGGCCGAAGGGCTGAGCCAGTTTGCGCGCAAAGGTTTCGAGCGGGATTTCGGAATCGCGCTGGATGAAGGATCGCTCCGTCTCCTGATGTCGGGCGGTCCCGGCGGAAGGCGGCAGGAAGTCCTGCCCGACTACTGGCGGTGGACCGGCTGGAAGGCCCGGGCCACGCTCCAGGTGGTGGAGCGTCTGATGCGGGCCGTCCGCACCCGCACGCCGGCCGTCCGGTTTGCCGTTCAGGTTCATCCGGAAACGGTGACGGATCCAGTCGCGGCGCTCGTGGACTACGGCGAAGATCTTCTGGAGGCCAAACGGCTACGGTTTGATGCGTATCTGGTCGGGCCGGCCAGTCCCGGTTCCGGCGCGGCTGAGCCGCCGCCGGGAGACCTGGTGCAACGGACGGTGGCCCTGATCGGGGAGGCGCAACGGATCTGGGTCGTCGGGACGCTTCCCGAGTCCGAACCGGATCGAGTGGGCGACCGGATCAGGCAGCTCGCGGGCAGCGCCCCGTCAGCCAATGGAACCGGACGTTTGTACGTGCTGTCCGCCCGGACCGTTCCTTGA